From the Lathyrus oleraceus cultivar Zhongwan6 chromosome 4, CAAS_Psat_ZW6_1.0, whole genome shotgun sequence genome, one window contains:
- the LOC127074574 gene encoding uncharacterized protein LOC127074574 — MATKNPSFNIILGSSSKARKQILAEMGYEFTIMTADIDEKSIRREKPEDLVVTLAEAKADAIVQRLLTDGPLKADASTTLLITADTVVVYRGTIREKPTSEKEAREFVKGYSGSHAAVVGSVVVTNLVTGKRYGGWESAEVYFLEIPDEVIDNLIDDGVTFNVAGGLMLEHPLTLPFVDAVVGSADTVMGLSKALTEKLIKEAL; from the exons ATGGCTACGAAGAACCCTTCCTTCAAC ATAATTCTGGGATCTTCGTCAAAAGCTCGCAAACAGATTCTCGCTGAAATGGGATACGAATTCACAATAATG ACTGCAGACATTGATGAGAAAAGTATTAGAAGGGAAAAACCAGAAGATTTGGTTGTCACATTAGCTGAGGCTAAG GCGGATGCTATTGTGCAAAGGCTCCTTACTGATGGTCCATTGAAGGCAGATGCTTCTACAACACTCTTAATCACTGCAGACACT GTTGTGGTATATCGAGGAACAATCAGGGAAAAACCAACTAGTGAAAAAGAAGCACGGGAGTTCGTCAAAG GATATTCCGGTAGTCATGCAGCTGTGGTAGGATCTGTTGTGGTGACTAATCTTGTGACCGGAAAACGTTATGGGGGGTGGGAGAGTGCAGAG GTTTATTTCCTTGAAATACCAGACGAGGTCATTGATAATCTG ATTGATGACGGAGTAACATTCAACGTCGCTGGGGGTTTGATGCTGGAACATCCGTTGACGTTACCCTTTGTGGATGCGGTG GTTGGATCGGCTGATACAGTGATGGGACTTTCCAAGGCTCTTACAGAGAAACTCATAAAGGAAGCTCTATAG